The following are encoded together in the Lathyrus oleraceus cultivar Zhongwan6 chromosome 3, CAAS_Psat_ZW6_1.0, whole genome shotgun sequence genome:
- the LOC127127908 gene encoding hydroquinone glucosyltransferase, translating to MIIISLSREKPDTTFHRLVTQTMSKTTHIAVIPSPGFSHLVPIVEFTKRLLTNHPNFHITCIIPSLGSLPDSSKSYLETIPPNINSIFLPPINKQDLPQGAYPAILIQQTVTLSLPSIHQALKSLTSKASLVAIIADPFAFQALDFAKEFNSLSFLYFPCSAFVLSLVLHIPKLHEEVSCEYKDLQEPIKLQGCVPINGVDLPTPTQKRSSELYKMFLQRAKGLYFVDGVLFNSFFELESSVIKALEQKGHGKISFFPVGPITQIGSSNSNDVDDEIECLKWLKNQPQDSVLYVSFGSGGTLSQKQIYELAFGLELSGHRFIWVVRAPSDSVNAAYLEATKEDPLKFLPQGFLERTKEKGLILPSWAPQVEILKQKSVGGFLSHCGWNSILESIQEGVPIVAWPLFAEQAMNAVMLSDGLKVALRLKFEDGEIVEKEKIAKVIKCVMEGEEGKGMRERMKSLKDSAANALKYDGSSMHTLSQLARKLESFGGI from the coding sequence ATGATCATTATAAGCTTAAGTAGAGAAAAACCAGATACAACTTTTCACAGACTTGTGACACAAACAATGTCAAAAACAACACACATAGCTGTTATTCCAAGTCCTGGTTTCAGCCACTTAGTCCCAATAGTAGAATTCACCAAAAGATTACTCACAAACCACCCTAATTTTCACATCACTTGCATCATTCCCTCACTTGGGTCATTACCAGATTCTTCTAAATCATACCTTGAAACAATTCCACCAAACATAAACTCAATCTTTCTTCCACCAATCAACAAACAAGACTTACCTCAAGGAGCATACCCTGCAATCCTAATTCAACAAACTGTAACACTCTCTCTACCATCAATTCATCAAGCCTTAAAATCGTTGACTTCAAAAGCATCTTTAGTTGCTATAATTGCCGATCCTTTTGCATTTCAAGCACTGGATTTTGCAAAAGAGTTTAACTCTTTGTCTTTTCTGTACTTCCCTTGTTCAGCTTTTGTACTTTCACTTGTTTTACACATTCCAAAACTTCATGAAGAGGTTTCATGTGAGTACAAGGATTTACAAGAACCTATAAAGTTACAAGGGTGTGTACCAATCAATGGTGTTGATCTTCCAACACCAACCCAAAAAAGATCAAGCGAACTTTACAAAATGTTTCTTCAACGTGCAAAAGGTTTGTACTTTGTTGATGGAGTTCTTTTTAACAGCTTCTTTGAATTGGAATCAAGTGTTATAAAAGCATTGGAACAAAAGGGTCATGGAAAAATCAGTTTTTTTCCTGTGGGACCCATTACACAAATAGGGTCATCTAATAGtaatgatgttgatgatgagATTGAATGTTTGAAATGGTTGAAAAACCAACCACAAGATTCTGTATTGTATGTTTCTTTTGGAAGTGGTGGAACACTCTCTCAAAAGCAAATCTATGAGCTAGCTTTTGGTTTGGAATTGAGTGGTCATAGATTCATTTGGGTTGTGAGAGCACCAAGTGATTCAGTTAATGCTGCTTATCTTGAAGCTACAAAGGAAGATCCTTTGAAATTTCTACCACAAGGATTTTTGGAAAGAACCAAAGAAAAAGGTTTGATTTTGCCATCATGGGCACCTCAAGTTGAAATACTTAAGCAAAAATCAGTTGGTGGATTTTTAAGTCATTGTGGTTGGAATTCTATTTTGGAGAGTATACAAGAGGGGGTGCCAATAGTAGCTTGGCCTTTGTTTGCAGAACAAGCAATGAATGCTGTTATGTTAAGTGATGGTCTTAAAGTGGCACTAAGGTTGAAATTTGAAGATGGTGAGATTGTGGAAAAGGAGAAAATTGCAAAGGTGATTAAGTGTGTGATGGAAGGGGAAGAGGGGAAGGGAATGCGAGAAAGAATGAAGAGTTTAAAAGATTCTGCTGCTAATGCACTGAAATATGATGGTTCTTCGATGCATACTTTATCTCAATTGGCTAGGAAATTGGAAAGTTTTGGTGGGATTTAG